A window of the Dictyostelium discoideum AX4 chromosome 4 chromosome, whole genome shotgun sequence genome harbors these coding sequences:
- a CDS encoding RNA recognition motif-containing protein RRM, which produces MVNWKFWSSSNDKNESSPLLSNQQQPYQPQEQQEQQREENIEIDGRYNGVPLSISSSGHLRNRQNNNNNNNNAILLDNNGMPLSQSMDAINSTLKSGPLIEETPLTFSSFLTKLNKKNLQNNSNIESDSSSSPSLSPIVSPSLISANSNSNNNNNNNSNNNNNNNNLDLDLNFEENYGKKVENKEEKIKRLKNKVKYYIPILGWLPKYDYRANAINDLTAGVTTSIMLVPQSLAYALLVGLPPIYGLYTGLMPLLMYAVLGTSRQLSVGPEALVSLIVGTTLKEISESADVPLTTDEMIASANILAFLVGVISLILGLLRFGFLSEVLSRPLIRGFINAVAFTILFDQMDTLLGISVADSGWRKIPLIFKKFDLVNELSLIISVVSIIALLIMGQIKKRCCPEVRTKIIHHIIFFIPSILVVVVVGISVSAGFHLKEKGIAVLGYYSTSFPIPTLPKLNRWDMVNQLIGPALFISIVGFVESMAVSKNFATKHNYQVSTNRELVAIGASNIFGSIFLAYPIYASMTRSAVNDKAGAKTQLAGAVTFIVVLFTLLFLMPIFQYLPRVIMSSIIFVAALGLFEVHDIIFLWKLRAWKDLLLFSATFVCTFIFSVEVGLVVSIGASILLVIRQSSAPHFTVLGKLPGDAPTSKFKDIIIFPEAQQVDGVLVIRFEESLYFANIGQVKEILFRIENIGSALAHPSEMLNLPINQRSSLYGIVFDMRNIPVIDASSIQILYEMVSQYKKRMIQVCFVKLRDSHKKNFIRAGFIDLIGPDSFFSSTNDAVNKIKTTNLFLNRSYNQLNNISNNNNNNNNNNNNNNNNNNNNNNNNNNDNNNNDNINNNNNNDNNNNNFRNSFSYSSYVYSNKNNSNNNSNNNSNNNSNNNSGCNTPNLLNYSNNNSPTNSSLNLFAESQYSSILDNNNNDNNNNNNNNNNNNNNNNNNNNNNNNNNNTNNNNNNNNNNNSSNINNNNNNMNNSINNNNNNNNNNNNNNQQQQQQQQQQQQQQQKHQYNQTAYEVSILENEQELEQLERRRKELESEIQQQKAQQKNQNNGTLRNSTNSKGKKELKEPKEPKEPVDPTCILIPENIISGVDTRTSLMIRNIPNRLTQQNLTALIDEEFKDTYDFLNMPLDPHTKVSRGYAFINFKDHMNVYRFHQKFFHTRWKNYNHDKICEINYAIIQGEEALLQSIKKKQEKLQPKKGITSNDENSAFEEKPNESL; this is translated from the exons atggtAAATTGGAAATTTTGGAGTTCATCTAATGATAAGAAtgaatcatcaccattactttcaaatcaacaacaaccttaTCAAccacaagaacaacaagaacaacaaagaGAAGAGAATATAGAAATAGATGGAAGGTATAATGGTGTACCATTATCAATTAGTTCTTCTGGTCATTTAAGAAATagacaaaataataataataataataacaatgcaATATTacttgataataatggtatgCCATTAAGTCAATCAATGGATGCAATCAATAGTACATTGAAATCAGGACCATTAATTGAAGAAACACCACTTACATTTAGTAGTTTcttaacaaaattaaataaaaagaatttacaaaataatagtaatattgaaAGTGATAGTTCATcttcaccatcattatcaccaataGTTTCACCTTCTTTAATTAGTgctaatagtaatagtaataataataataataataatagtaataataataataataataataatttagatttagatttaaattttgaagaaAATTATggtaaaaaagttgaaaataaagaagaaaagattaaaagattaaagaataaagttaaatattatataccAATTTTAGGATGGTTACCTAAATATGATTATAGAGCCAATgcaattaatgatttaacgGCAGGAGTTACAACATCAATTATGTTGGTACCACAAAGTTTAGCATATGCATTATTGGTTGGATTACCACCAATCTATGGTTTATACACTGGTTTAATGCCATTATTGATGTATGCAGTGTTGGGCACATCAAGACAATTATCAGTTGGTCCTGAAGCATTGGTTAGTTTAATCGTTGGTACAACATTGAAAGAGATAAGTGAGTCTGCTGATGTACCACTTACAACTGATGAAATGATAGCATCTGCAAATATATTGGCATTTTTGGTTGGTGTGATTTCATTGATTTTAGGTTTACTTAGATTTGGGTTCCTTTCAGAGGTTTTATCACGTCCCTTGATTAGAGGTTTCATTAATGCAGTGGCTTTTACAATTCTATTCGATCAAATGGATACATTGTTAGGCATATCAGTTGCGGATAGTGGTTGGCGTAAAATACCTTTAATATTTAAGAAATTCGATTTAGTCAATGAGCTATCATTGATCATTAGTGTCGTTTCAATTATagcattattaattatgggtcaaattaaaaagagaTGTTGTCCAGAGGTTAGAACTAAAATAATACATCatataatcttttttatacCTTCAattttggtggtggtagtggtggggATTTCAGTTTCAGCTGGCTTTCATTTAAAAGAGAAAGGCATTGCTGTGTTGGGTTATTATTCTACAAGTTTCCCAATACCAAcattaccaaaattaaatagatGGGATATGgtcaatcaattgattggTCCAGCTTTGTTCATTAGTATTGTGGGTTTCGTTGAGTCAATGGCGGTTAGTAAGAATTTCGCAACCAAACATAATTATCAAGTTTCAACAAATAGAGAATTGGTGGCAATTGGTGCAAGTAATATATTTGGTTCAATATTTTTAGCATATCCAATCTATGCATCAATGACAAGATCCGCTGTAAATGATAAAGCTGGTGCAAAAACTCAATTGGCTGGTGCTGTCACTTTTATTGTAGTATTATTCACCCTATTGTTTTTAATGCCAATTTTCCAATATTTACCAAGAGTAATTATGAGCTCTATCATTTTCGTGGCCGCATTGGGTTTATTTGAAGTTCATGATATTATTTTCCTTTGGAAGCTAAGGGCTTGGAAAGATTTACTATTATTCTCTGCCACCTTTGTTTGTACCTTTATTTTCAGTGTCGAGGTTGGTTTAGTCGTTAGTATTGGTGCTTCGATTCTATTGGTTATTAGACAATCTTCTGCACCACATTTCACTGTGTTGGGTAAATTACCTGGTGATGCTCCAACTTCGAAATTTAAagatatcattattttcccAGAGGCTCAACAAGTTGATGGTGTTTTGGTCATTAGATTTGAAGAATCCCTTTATTTTGCAAATATCGGTCAAGTTAAAGAAATCCTATTtagaattgaaaatattggtaGTGCATTAGCTCATCCTTCAGAAATgttaaatttaccaattaatcAAAGATCCTCTTTATATGGTATAGTTTTCGATATGCGTAATATACCTGTAATCGATGCTTCTTCAATTCAAATCCTATACGAAATGGTAtctcaatataaaaaaagaatgattcAAGTTTGTTTTGTTAAATTACGTGATTCTCATaagaaaaattttattcGTGCTGGTttcattgatttaattggtcctgattctttcttttcttcaaCAAATGATGctgttaataaaattaaaactacaaatttatttttaaatcgtagttataatcaattaaataatataagtaataataataataataataataataataataataataataataataataataataataataataataataataataatgataataataacaatgataatataaataataataataataatgataataataataataattttagaaataGTTTTTCTTACTCTTCATATGTTTATAGCAATAagaataatagtaataataatagtaataataatagtaataataatagtaataataacagtggTTGTAATACTCCAAATCTATTAAATTATAGTAACAATAATTCACCAACAAATTCATCTCTTAATTTATTTGCAGAATCACAATATAGTTCTAtattagataataataataatgataacaataataataataataataataataataataataataataataataataataataataataataataataataacaatactaataataataataataataataataacaataatagttcaaatattaataataataataataatatgaataatagtataaataataataataataataataataataataataataataatcaacaacaacaacaacaacaacaacaacaacaacaacaacaacaaaaacatcAATATAATCAAACAGCTTATGAAGTTAGTATACTTGAAAATGAACAAGAACTTGAACAACTtgaaagaagaagaaaagaatTGGAATCAGAGATTCAACAGCAAAAGGCACAACAAAAGAATCAAAACAATGGAACATTAAGAAATTCAACCAATTCCAAAGGaaagaaagaattaaaagaaccAAAGGAACCAAAAGAACCTGTAGATCCAACTTGTATTTTAATTCCAGAGAATATAATTAGTGGAGTTGATACAAGAACATCTTTAATGATTAGAAATATTCCAAATAGATTAACTCAACAAAATCTTACTGCCCTTATTGATGAAGAGTTTAAAGATActtatgattttttaaatatgcCATTAGATCCTCAT acaAAAGTAAGTCGTGGTTAtgcatttattaatttcaaagatCATATGAATGTTTACCGATTCCATCAGAAATTTTTCCATACACGTTGGAAGAATTATAATCATGATAAGATTTGTGAAATTAATTATGCAATTATTCAAGGTGAAGAGGCCTTATtacaatcaataaaaaagaaacaagaGAAACTACAACCTAAAAAAGGTATTACTTCAAATGACGAAAACTCGGCATTTGAAGAAAAGCCAAATGAatctttataa
- the fslQ gene encoding G-protein-coupled receptor family protein (Similar to GPCR), translating to MKNSFLINILIIYYLFIILFVNSQDLKLGGSCELIDSNSPCFSKLNYTNFYLQPGDSITQLNKNVSDIIRMLEFTTPECKPNAINIMCLKSYPKCETYNETLSNNTNIIFNLPSLPCNSICLKAETPCKIFIDNFIKDLSCNSNFSNGAPMFPINSTDYEFKESGNFNFNVECNDNIIYDNSSSVINCPAPLLNSKDHVIPGKTTYYYITDSCILDCPFEIYPGKTKILDRTNYTLTSISFITCIFMILTFGVLPNKITHRMESILSFACGGCITALSLFIQSRQDNFNCSSDPGRFKSQSDYLCLLTGLIFQFGAITSIFWSPMIAYDFYITSTLGKIRKFGLYRIVLWSFIFVLTALPAFGGKYSATVATNCWINSDDGSAWQYVSFYIPSWCAMGLICLFSILSVINVSKMYIQTPNNRILFFNIKILITLLLFLFVLTFASSLKFYMEERMDTYFDAIAVWVECIGKGDPSQCELHAPGYDLKALNIVVIGILGFTVFIGYGLDPIVIHIWMESKKFQWVLKKCRLDKIIKLNNSINNSNNNNNETASTSSGNERKQTTVKMSNLKSTEINQQP from the exons atgaaaaattcatttttaataaatattttaataatttattatttatttataattttatttgtaaattcaCAAGATTTAAAACTTGGTGGTAGTtgtgaattaattgattcaaattcaccatgtttttcaaaattaaattatacaaACTTTTATTTACAACCAGGTGATTCAATCactcaattaaataaaaatgtttcaGATATTATTCGAATGTTAGAATTTACAACACCAGAATGTAAACCAAATGCAATTAATATAATGTGTTTAAAATCATATCCAAAATGTGAAACTTATAATGAgacattatcaaataatacaaatattatatttaatttaccatCATTACCATGTAATTCAATATGTT taaAAGCAGAAACACCatgtaaaatatttattgataattttataaaagatttatcgtgtaattcaaatttttcaaatggaGCACCAATGTTTCCAATAAATTCCACAGATTATGAATTTAAAGAGAgtggtaattttaattttaatgttgagtgtaatgataatataatttatgaTAATTCGTCATCAGTTATAAATTGTCCTgcaccattattaaattccaAAGATCATGTTATACCAGGTAAAACaacttattattatattactGATAGTTGTATTTTAGATTGtccatttgaaatttatcCAGGTAAAACTAAAATATTGGATAGAACAAATTATACATTAACAAGTATATCATTTATAACTTGTATTTTCATGATTTTAACATTTGGTGttttaccaaataaaataactcATCGTATGGAATCTATTCTATCATTTGCGTGTGGTGGTTGTATTACAGCATTATCGTTATTCATTCAATCAAGAcaagataattttaattgtagtTCAGATCCAGGTAGATTCAAATCGCAATCAGACTATTTATGTTTATTAACTGGTTTAATTTTCCAATTTGGTGCAATTACTTCAATATTTTGGTCACCAATGATTGCATATGATTTTTATATAACTTCAACATTAg gtaaaattagaaaatttgGTTTATATAGAATTGTATTATGGTCATTCATTTTTGTTCTAACAGCATTACCAGCATTCGGAGGTAAATATAGTGCAACAGTTGCAACAAATTGTTGGATAAATTCAGATGATGGATCAGCTTGGCAATACGTTTCATTTTATATACCATCATGGTGTGCAATGggtttaatttgtttattttcaattttatctgTTATTAATGTTTCAAAAATGTATATTCAAACACCAAATaatagaattttattttttaat attaaaattttaattacacttttattatttttatttgttttaacatttgcatcatcattaaaattttacatGGAAGAAAGAATGGATACTTATTTTGATGCGATTGCAGTTTGGGTAGAATGTATTGGTAAAGGTGATCCATCACAATGTGAATTACATGCACCAGGTTATGATTTAAAAGCATTGAATATAGTTGTTATTGGTATTTTAGGTTTTACAGTTTTCATTGGTTATGGTTTAGATCCAATTGTTATTCATATTTGGATGGAAAGTAAAAAATTCCAGTGGGTTTTAAAGAAATGTAGATtggataaaataataaaattaaataattctattaataatagcaataataataacaacgaAACTGCTTCAACATCATCTGGTAATGAAAGAAAACAAACAACTGTAAAAATGTCAAATTTAAAGTCTACtgaaataaatcaacaaccataa
- a CDS encoding regulator of chromosome condensation domain-containing protein (Similar to RCC1), giving the protein KINSIKIKNCSGGWAHSLACDNNGNIYSWGSNSRGQLGIDTTCSLNSTLSTSNNKNNNNNNNNNNNNNNSGGVIKKRIVLKKKKVERKNLNEPKLIEILFNNKIRIVSVSCGMRHSIALSSENDVYGWGCNKFGQLSNLIDGNSLKSNNNNNNINDIADPMVQDSPKLINFKNEIKIIQISCGFQHTLLLDINFKNVLSFGQNKFGQLGNGNFIDQSNPCIQCGWSNSCLLTNQDKLYICGRGEYGILGDNRDLSLDNSNSNQFKLLNSESFNGNKIKNFSIGSEHILIQVYSNDINNNNNNNNIYSFGWNEHYQLGLCEPIIIGKDGDNKSFPQLLPSIKGNDKSLVKAGGGNSFFIIP; this is encoded by the exons aaaataaactcaattaaaataaaaaattgttcaGGAGGATGGGCACATAGTTTAGCATGtgataataatggaaatatTTATTCATGGGGTTCAAATAGTCGTGGTCAATTGGGTATAGATACAACTTGTTCCTTAAATTCAACtttatcaacatcaaataataaaaataataataataataataataataataataataataataatagtggtggagttattaaaaaaagaattgtattaaagaaaaagaaagttgaaagaaagaatttaaatgaaccaaagttaattgaaattttatttaataataaaattagaataGTTAGTGTATCATGTGGAATGAGACATTCAATTGCTTTATCAAGTGAAAATGATGTATACGGTTGGGGTTGTAATAAATTTGgtcaattatcaaatttaattgatggaAATAGTTTAaagagtaataataataataataatatcaatgatATTGCTGATCCAATGGTTCAAGATTCACCaaaactaattaattttaaaaatgaaattaaaatcattcaaaTTTCATGTGGATTTCAGCATACTCTTTTATtggatattaattttaaaaatgtattaTCATTTGGTCAAAATAAATTCGGACAATTAGGTAATGGTAATTTCATTGATCAATCAAATCCTTGT atACAATGTGGTTGGAGTAATAGTTGTTTATTGACGAACCaagataaattatatatatgtgGTCGTGGTGAGTATGGTATTTTAGGTGATAATAGAGATCTATCActtgataatagtaattcaaatcaatttaaactattaaataGCGAATCTTTTaatggaaataaaattaaaaacttttcaaTTGGTTCTGAGCATATCTTAATTCAAGTTTAttcaaatgatattaataataataataataataataatatatattcatTTGGTTGGAATGAACATTATCAATTAGGTCTTTGTGAACCAATTATAATTGGTAaagatggtgataataaatcatttccACAACTATTACCTTCAATCAAAGGAAATGATAAAAGTTTAGTTAAAGCGGGTGGAggaaattcattttttattataccttga
- the fslP gene encoding G-protein-coupled receptor family protein (Similar to GPCR), with amino-acid sequence MKKLNFLICIINILFLFVNSQDLKLGGSCELIDSNSPCFSKLNYTDFYLQPGDSITQLNKNVSDIIRMLEFTTPECKPNAINLICLKSYPKCETHNETLSNNTNIIFNLPSLPCNSICLIAETPCKIFIDNFLKDLSCSSKFSNGVPMFPINSTDFEFKESGNFDFNFNVECNDNIIYDNSSSVINCPAPLLNSKDHVIPGKTTYYYITDSCILDCPFEIYPGKTKILDKTNYTLTSISFITCFFMILTFGVLPNKITHRMESILSFACGGCITALSLFIQSRQDNFNCSSDPGRFKSQSDYLCLLTGLIFQFGAITSIFWAPMIAYDFYITSRLSKIRKFGLYRIGIWSLIFVLTALPAFGGKYSATVATSCWINSDDGSAWQYISFYIPSWCAMGLLCLFSILSVINVSKMYMKSPNRRILFFNIKIIITSLILLFNLTFASSLKFYMEDKMDTYFDAIAVWAECISKGDPSQCELHAPGYELKALNVVVVSILGFCIFIGYGLDPIVIQIWKESEKLKWILKKCGLNDFIKLGSETTSTTNTSGSSGSGSEKRQSKIRMSKLSPPPPSIDTTNDIPINDTLGEN; translated from the exons atgaaaaaattaaattttttaatatgtattataaatattttatttttatttgtaaattcaCAAGATTTAAAACTTGGTGGTAGTtgtgaattaattgattcaaattcaccatgtttttcaaaattaaattatacaGACTTTTATTTACAACCAGGTGATTCAATCactcaattaaataaaaatgtttcaGATATTATTCGAATGTTAGAATTTACAACACCAGAATGTAAACCAAAtgcaattaatttaatttgtttaaaatcaTATCCAAAATGTGAAACACATAACGaaacattatcaaataatacaaatattatatttaatttaccatCACTACCATGTAATTCAATATGTT taattgcAGAAACACCatgtaaaatatttattgataattttttaaaagatttatcaTGTAgctcaaaattttcaaatggtgTACCAATGTTTCCAATAAATTCGactgattttgaatttaaagagagtggtaattttgatttcaattttaatgttgagtgtaatgataatataatttatgaTAATTCGTCATCAGTTATAAATTGTCCTgcaccattattaaattccaAAGATCATGTTATACCAGGTAAAACaacttattattatattactGATAGTTGTATTTTAGATTGtccatttgaaatttatccaggtaaaactaaaatattggataaaacaaattatacATTAACAAGTATATCATTTATAACTTGTTTTTTCATGATTTTAACATTTGGTGttttaccaaataaaataactcATCGTATGGAATCTATTCTATCATTTGCGTGTGGTGGTTGTATTACAGCATTATCGTTATTCATTCAATCAAGAcaagataattttaattgtagtTCAGATCCAGGTAGATTCAAATCGCAATCAGACTATTTATGTTTATTAACTGGTTTAATTTTCCAATTTGGTGCGATTACTTCAATATTTTGGGCTCCAATGATTGCATATGATTTTTATATAACTTCAAGATTAA gtaaaattagaaaatttgGTTTATATAGAATTGGTATTTGgtcattaatatttgttttaacaGCATTACCAGCATTCGGAGGAAAATATAGTGCAACAGTTGCAACAAGTTGTTGGATAAATTCAGATGATGGATCAGCTTGGCAATATATATCATTTTATATACCATCATGGTGTGCAATGGGTTTACtttgtttattttcaattttatctgTTATTAATGTTTCAAAAATGTATATGAAATCACCAAATagaagaattttattttttaat attaaaataattataacaagtttaattttattatttaatttaacgtttgcatcatcattaaaattttatatggAAGATAAAATGGATACTTATTTTGATGCAATTGCAGTTTGGGCAGAATGTATTAGTAAAGGTGATCCATCACAATGTGAATTACATGCACCAGGTTACGAATTGAAAGCATTAAATGTTGTAGTAGTAAGTATTTTAGGTTTTTGTATTTTCATTGGTTATGGTTTAGATCCAATCGTTATTCAAATTTGGAAAGAAAGTGAAAAATTGAAatggattttaaaaaaatgtggtttaaatgatttcattaaattagGTTCAGAAACAACTAGTACAACTAATactagtggtagtagtggtagtggtagtgaaAAAAGACAATCCAAAATTAGAATGTCAAaattatcaccaccaccaccatcaattgATACTACAAATGATATACCTATTAATGATACACTTggagaaaattaa